Proteins encoded together in one Mugil cephalus isolate CIBA_MC_2020 chromosome 16, CIBA_Mcephalus_1.1, whole genome shotgun sequence window:
- the ormdl3 gene encoding ORM1-like protein 3: protein MNVGTAHSEVNPNTRVMNSRGMWLSYILGIGLLHVILLSIPFASVPVVWTLTNLIHNLCMYLLLHTVKGTPFETPDQGKARLLTHWEQMDYGVQFTASRKFLTITPIVLYILTSFYTKYDRAHFVVNTVSLLTVLIPKLPQLHGVRIFGINKY, encoded by the exons ATGAACGTGGGCACGGCGCACAGCGAGGTGAACCCCAACACCCGGGTGATGAACAGCAGGGGCATGTGGCTGTCTTACATCCTGGGCATCGGCCTCCTCCACGTCATCCTGCTCAGCATCCCCTTCGCCAGCGTGCCCGTCGTCTGGACCCTCACCAACCTCATCCACAATCTG TGCATgtacctcctccttcacacggTCAAAGGGACGCCCTTCGAGACTCCGGATCAGGGCAAGGCTCGCCTCCTCACACACTGGGAGCAGATGGACTACGGGGTGCAGTTTACTGCTTCACGCAAGTTCCTCACCATCACACCCATTGTTCT GTATATATTAACCAGCTTCTACACCAAATACGATCGGGCGCATTTTGTGGTCAACACGGTTTCCTTGCTCACTGTGCTCATCCCCAAGCTTCCCCAGCTGCACGGCGTGAGGATCTTTGGGATTAATAAGTACTGA